CATCGGACAATGAGTCCGAATAGAAAGCCTCGACACATGCATCTGGAAAGGCATCTGACAGACGGACGACTTTCTGTTTGCCATAACAGTTGGGGCTTACAAAACGTCCCGTCGCTTTGTCAACCTCGGAGGCGATCACTGCACGCACCCCGTAGGGCCGTAGCAATCCTTCTACCAAAAAATGCGGCGAAGCAGAAATTACGACGTCGCGATCATGTGCGGGTAAAGCACGATACCATTTTGCAATTAAGTGCGCCTTTTCCCTCCAGAAGCCTTCCAGCAGCTTCTCTCCATTTCCGATGAAGCGAAGAAAGCTAAAAAAGCGCTGTTTCATTGTGGTTTTGTCGCAGCGCTTTAACAAATAACATAGCATTCCCCACAGCTGATAGGGCAACAGCAACGCAATATACGGACGGCGAAGCAGGCAGTATAAATAAAAATCCACCGTACTGTCATGCAAGAAGATGGTCTTATCAAAGTCAAATACACGAATATGTGTCGTCATGCGTCAACCCCACATGCGGAGCAATGTAGCTCCATAATATAGAACGCCTGTCACCAGCGCATAGAACACGACAAGCCCGATCAACACCTTATCCGACAGCAGCACATCCACCGGATCACCATGGCTGTTACCATCAATAATCAGATTGTACTTTAGACAGATGATGATGACCAAAGGTACGGTCCAAAGCAACTGATTTCCGCCAACACGCGCCATGGTAGAAGCATCTACGGTCCAGAGTGAATAAAAGACCAGTGTTAGCGTCAGGCACATATACATATTTATATCTAGAAAATGATAGGAATAAAACTGCAATACTTTGCGCGTATGCCCTTCATCACCCTGCTTAAGTAACTCATTTCGCCGTTTGCTCAGGCCCATATAGAATGAAAACATCATGATGGTCAGGTACAGCCAGGTAGATACGCCAACATTGACCAGCGCTGAACCATAGAGTACGCGCAACAAAAAGCCTGAAGCGAGAATCGCTACATCAACAATGGGCATGTTTTTCATCCCCATGCTGTAGGCGAAATTCACAAGAATGTAGAGCAGCAGATATACCCAAGGAAACACTGCTGAAGGCGCAGCAAAATAGTTGCAT
Above is a window of Maliibacterium massiliense DNA encoding:
- a CDS encoding haloacid dehalogenase-like hydrolase, which encodes MTTHIRVFDFDKTIFLHDSTVDFYLYCLLRRPYIALLLPYQLWGMLCYLLKRCDKTTMKQRFFSFLRFIGNGEKLLEGFWREKAHLIAKWYRALPAHDRDVVISASPHFLVEGLLRPYGVRAVIASEVDKATGRFVSPNCYGKQKVVRLSDAFPDACVEAFYSDSLSDAPLAALAQHAYLVKGETLETWPQ
- a CDS encoding decaprenyl-phosphate phosphoribosyltransferase, which codes for MRGKIKNYIKLMRPKHYVKNVLLLIPLFFSGEVLKPRSILAAALGLAAFSLAASAIYIYNDIHDVGRDRMHEVKKNRPIASGAVSIAEAYALCAVLFVVALACNYFAAPSAVFPWVYLLLYILVNFAYSMGMKNMPIVDVAILASGFLLRVLYGSALVNVGVSTWLYLTIMMFSFYMGLSKRRNELLKQGDEGHTRKVLQFYSYHFLDINMYMCLTLTLVFYSLWTVDASTMARVGGNQLLWTVPLVIIICLKYNLIIDGNSHGDPVDVLLSDKVLIGLVVFYALVTGVLYYGATLLRMWG